In Gammaproteobacteria bacterium, a genomic segment contains:
- a CDS encoding HPP family protein, whose translation MRNVFKVPIGALLGIEGPPVSHVERLVSTSGGFIGILLVLLVSSRFLGPKESMLIIASMGASAVLLFAVPHGPLSQPWPVAGGHLVSALIGVSCAKLVPYPFVAAAMAVGLAIGAMHYLRCIHPPGGATALMAVVGGPGIHALGYGFVLTPVLLNVLVILTVAVAFNYPWYWRRYPAALKPPREHAAEEEISAETVESISHGDLVYALSQIDSFIDVNEHDLLRVYDLATRRLQTRHLQPGSIGLGRCYSNGKYGDDWQVRCVVDASPHDDPEKDSVIFKVVAGSGRRSSGVSTLTEFARWARHEVVRNENSWQRVGEGGK comes from the coding sequence ATGAGGAACGTATTCAAGGTGCCGATTGGAGCATTGCTCGGGATCGAGGGGCCGCCGGTCAGTCACGTCGAACGACTGGTTTCCACCTCCGGCGGCTTCATCGGTATCCTGCTGGTGCTCCTGGTCAGCAGCCGGTTCCTGGGGCCGAAAGAGTCCATGCTGATCATCGCCTCGATGGGCGCATCGGCCGTCCTGCTGTTCGCCGTGCCGCATGGCCCGCTGTCGCAGCCCTGGCCTGTCGCCGGGGGACATCTGGTCTCGGCCCTGATCGGCGTGAGCTGTGCGAAACTCGTGCCCTATCCCTTCGTTGCCGCCGCCATGGCCGTGGGTCTGGCCATCGGCGCCATGCACTACCTGCGCTGCATCCATCCGCCGGGCGGGGCGACAGCGCTGATGGCCGTGGTGGGCGGCCCCGGGATTCACGCTTTGGGCTACGGTTTCGTGCTGACACCCGTGCTTCTGAACGTCCTCGTCATCCTCACCGTGGCAGTGGCGTTCAACTATCCCTGGTACTGGCGTCGGTATCCGGCCGCATTGAAACCGCCGCGCGAGCATGCAGCGGAGGAAGAGATCTCCGCGGAGACGGTGGAAAGCATCTCGCACGGCGATCTGGTCTACGCCCTGAGTCAGATCGACTCGTTTATCGATGTCAACGAACACGACCTTCTGCGCGTCTACGATCTGGCCACGCGGCGCCTGCAGACACGACACCTGCAACCCGGGTCGATCGGACTGGGTCGCTGCTACAGCAACGGTAAATACGGCGACGACTGGCAGGTGCGTTGTGTGGTGGACGCGTCGCCACACGACGATCCTGAAAAAGACTCCGTCATTTTCAAGGTCGTCGCGGGTTCCGGCCGACGGTCCTCTGGTGTCTCCACCCTGACGGAATTCGCGCGCTGGGCCAGGCACGAAGTCGTACGCAACGAGAACTCGTGGCAGCGCGTCGGGGAGGGTGGTAAATGA
- a CDS encoding NADPH-dependent F420 reductase, producing MKIGILGTGDVGRSLAAGLAARGHEVTIGSRDPSAGRIQDWLRETDRNIRAGSFAEAASFGECLVLSVNWAHVRDVLDLAGAANFAGKVLIDTSNPLRFETEGEPPVLDVAGNDSAGERIQDWLPDTRVVKAFNIVNAVHMVDPDFPDGKPDMFICGNDDEAKTTAGGLIESLGWPPVIDLGDIRMSRYLEPLAMVWIVHFFRNGFNLNHAFKLLRK from the coding sequence ATGAAGATAGGCATACTGGGTACCGGTGACGTGGGGCGTTCACTCGCCGCCGGACTAGCCGCTCGTGGGCACGAGGTCACGATCGGCAGTCGCGATCCATCCGCGGGCCGGATTCAGGACTGGCTTCGGGAGACTGACAGGAATATCCGGGCCGGCAGCTTTGCCGAAGCGGCTTCCTTCGGCGAGTGCCTGGTGCTGTCGGTGAACTGGGCCCATGTCCGGGACGTGCTCGACCTTGCAGGCGCCGCGAACTTCGCCGGCAAGGTCCTGATCGACACCAGCAACCCGCTGCGATTCGAGACCGAAGGTGAGCCGCCGGTACTCGACGTGGCCGGTAACGATTCCGCAGGCGAACGGATACAGGACTGGCTGCCCGACACCCGGGTGGTCAAGGCCTTCAACATCGTGAACGCCGTACACATGGTCGACCCGGACTTCCCGGACGGCAAACCCGACATGTTCATCTGCGGCAATGACGATGAGGCAAAGACCACGGCCGGTGGCCTCATCGAATCGCTCGGCTGGCCGCCGGTCATCGACCTCGGCGACATCCGCATGTCCCGTTACCTGGAACCACTGGCGATGGTGTGGATCGTTCATTTCTTCCGCAACGGCTTCAACCTGAACCACGCCTTCAAGCTGCTGCGCAAGTGA
- a CDS encoding helix-turn-helix domain-containing protein — protein MTDSDTRIHVAIFALPGATASTVYGMYDLFASSGRDWEFLVDGEPGPSPFEPVTVSTDGRRFQAGNGVWIEPDYALDDSPAPDVICIPELLVDPNEDPRGRFESETAWLRRHYAAGATLATACSGALLVAEAGLLDGADATTHWGYVESLRSRYPTIRMHPNRALVVSGEAQRIVMAGGGTSWMDVALFLIARFAGVEAAMRVARVNLIDWHDIGQQPFAALTLARQVDDAVIAGCQAWVAEHYDQDSPVAAMVERSGLAERTFKRRFANATGLSPMAYVHTLRLEEAKQMLEGSDLPVEGVANEVGYEDTSFFGRLFRRKVGLTPAQYRRRFGSLRQALQSTGH, from the coding sequence ATGACTGATTCCGATACCCGTATCCACGTCGCAATCTTCGCGCTCCCTGGGGCGACGGCCTCAACGGTCTACGGCATGTACGACCTGTTCGCCTCCTCCGGGCGGGACTGGGAGTTTCTGGTCGACGGCGAACCGGGACCTTCCCCATTCGAACCCGTTACCGTGTCCACCGACGGGCGTCGTTTTCAGGCGGGAAACGGTGTCTGGATCGAACCGGATTACGCCCTCGACGACAGTCCGGCCCCGGACGTGATCTGTATTCCCGAGCTGCTGGTCGATCCGAACGAGGACCCTAGGGGCCGATTCGAATCCGAGACGGCCTGGCTCCGGCGGCATTACGCCGCCGGGGCAACGCTCGCCACGGCGTGTTCGGGGGCCTTGCTGGTGGCCGAGGCGGGTCTGCTGGATGGCGCGGACGCGACGACACACTGGGGTTATGTCGAGTCCCTGAGATCACGCTACCCCACAATCCGCATGCATCCCAATCGGGCGCTGGTGGTCAGCGGGGAGGCCCAGCGCATCGTCATGGCCGGCGGCGGCACGAGCTGGATGGACGTGGCGCTGTTCCTGATCGCGCGTTTCGCCGGGGTCGAGGCGGCGATGCGTGTGGCCCGGGTGAACCTCATCGACTGGCACGACATCGGTCAGCAACCCTTCGCGGCCCTCACACTGGCGAGGCAGGTGGACGACGCCGTGATCGCCGGTTGTCAGGCCTGGGTGGCTGAACATTACGATCAGGACTCGCCGGTGGCCGCCATGGTCGAGCGCAGCGGGCTCGCCGAGCGGACCTTCAAACGACGTTTCGCCAACGCAACGGGCCTGTCACCCATGGCGTACGTTCATACCCTGAGGCTGGAGGAGGCCAAACAGATGCTGGAGGGGAGTGACCTGCCGGTCGAGGGCGTCGCCAACGAGGTGGGTTACGAGGACACCAGCTTCTTCGGGCGCCTGTTCCGCCGCAAGGTGGGCCTGACGCCCGCACAGTATCGCAGGCGCTTCGGCAGTCTGCGCCAGGCGCTGCAGTCGACGGGTCATTGA
- a CDS encoding NAD(P)-dependent oxidoreductase, producing the protein MDTLKDKTIFVTGASRGIGRAIAMRVARDGANVVIAAKTEKPHPKLPGTIHSVAEDIASEGGKALAVRVDVRDEDQVIDAMARAVERFGGIDALVNNASAIILTPVLETSMKRYDLMMDINVRGSFLCSQACLPYLLKSDNPHILMLSPPIDLDPRWFRERIAYTVSKYGMSQLVIGLAEEFREAGVAVNALWPRTVIGTSALLMLRGRVRPENCRSPDIVADAAHAILRRDSSTCTGNHFIDEDVLAEEGITDLEPYALAPGKPLQLDLFAGSPDQVR; encoded by the coding sequence TTGGATACCCTGAAAGACAAGACCATCTTCGTGACCGGCGCCAGCCGCGGCATCGGCCGGGCGATCGCGATGCGTGTCGCGCGGGACGGCGCGAACGTCGTGATCGCGGCGAAGACCGAAAAGCCCCATCCGAAACTCCCCGGGACCATTCACAGCGTGGCCGAGGACATCGCGTCGGAGGGCGGAAAGGCTCTCGCCGTAAGAGTCGACGTGCGGGACGAAGACCAGGTCATCGACGCGATGGCGAGGGCCGTGGAGCGGTTCGGCGGAATCGATGCGCTGGTCAACAACGCGAGCGCGATCATCCTGACACCCGTGCTCGAGACATCGATGAAGCGCTACGACCTGATGATGGACATCAACGTGCGCGGCAGTTTCCTCTGCTCCCAAGCCTGTCTTCCTTACCTGCTCAAGTCGGACAACCCGCACATCCTCATGCTGTCGCCGCCGATCGACCTGGATCCGCGCTGGTTCCGCGAACGTATCGCCTACACGGTATCGAAGTACGGGATGAGTCAGTTGGTCATCGGGCTCGCCGAGGAATTTCGCGAGGCCGGGGTCGCCGTCAACGCCCTGTGGCCGCGCACCGTCATCGGCACCTCGGCGCTGCTGATGCTGAGGGGCAGGGTGAGACCCGAGAACTGCCGCAGCCCCGACATCGTTGCGGACGCGGCACACGCCATCCTGCGGCGCGACAGCAGCACCTGCACCGGCAACCATTTCATCGACGAGGACGTGCTGGCCGAGGAAGGCATCACGGACCTGGAACCTTACGCCCTGGCGCCGGGGAAACCACTGCAGCTCGATCTGTTTGCGGGATCCCCGGATCAGGTGCGTTAG
- a CDS encoding pentapeptide repeat-containing protein: MIHLTRTMSIALLISSGIAATQAVAYDTESVARLKATGECPGCDLREADLSGLNLSDAGLSRADLRGARLNAAVLYRANLENADLRDVGLGGASLGKANLTGANLEGVRWNDARLRGANLSGANLKAASLTKANLEGADLSGAKANEANLSEAKLRNANLEGAYLQGVVLDGAELKNQKLAKVARMDRASMRGADLRNVVFSGVDLSGADVSEADLTGADLSVANLDGANFAAANLTKANLRGANLTDADFSGARLKSVNLKGSILTGTKLRGAILGGNLVEMDFSGKDLRETSFEGANLKSASFQNADLRGANFIRANLYGADFTNADLSRANLSKANLTAANLEGALMEGAILEGARGIDPEQN; this comes from the coding sequence GTGATACATCTGACCCGTACGATGTCGATTGCGTTGCTTATCTCATCGGGAATCGCCGCCACTCAGGCGGTTGCCTACGACACGGAAAGCGTCGCCCGGTTGAAGGCGACCGGGGAGTGCCCTGGTTGCGACCTGCGGGAAGCGGATCTTTCCGGGCTCAATCTGAGCGATGCCGGTTTGTCTCGTGCCGACCTGCGCGGTGCCAGGCTGAACGCCGCGGTGCTCTATCGTGCCAATCTCGAGAACGCCGATCTGCGTGATGTCGGGCTCGGCGGCGCCAGCCTGGGAAAGGCGAACCTGACGGGTGCGAACCTGGAGGGTGTCCGGTGGAATGACGCGAGGTTACGCGGTGCGAACCTTTCCGGTGCGAACCTGAAGGCGGCCAGCCTGACCAAAGCCAACCTGGAGGGCGCGGATCTAAGCGGAGCGAAGGCGAATGAGGCGAACCTGTCGGAGGCAAAGCTCCGTAACGCCAATCTGGAAGGTGCGTACCTGCAAGGCGTCGTTCTCGATGGCGCTGAGTTGAAGAACCAGAAATTGGCGAAGGTTGCCAGGATGGACCGCGCGTCGATGCGCGGCGCGGACCTGCGAAACGTCGTGTTCTCCGGCGTCGACCTGAGCGGGGCGGACGTTTCCGAGGCCGACCTGACGGGGGCGGACCTGTCCGTAGCAAATCTCGATGGTGCGAATTTTGCTGCGGCCAATCTGACCAAGGCGAATCTTCGGGGCGCGAATCTGACGGATGCGGATTTCTCGGGGGCCAGACTCAAGAGCGTCAATCTGAAGGGGTCGATACTCACCGGCACGAAGTTGAGGGGGGCCATCCTCGGCGGCAATCTCGTCGAGATGGATTTTTCCGGCAAGGATCTGCGGGAGACCTCCTTCGAGGGCGCGAACCTGAAATCCGCAAGTTTTCAAAACGCCGACCTGCGCGGCGCCAACTTCATCCGCGCCAATCTCTACGGCGCCGATTTCACCAACGCCGATCTGTCCAGGGCGAATCTGTCAAAAGCCAACCTTACCGCGGCGAACCTCGAGGGCGCCCTGATGGAGGGTGCTATCCTGGAGGGAGCGCGCGGCATCGATCCTGAACAGAATTGA